TGATGGTAGTAGGCTGGTTTCCGTTTTAAGCCTGTTTTCTGGGAAACACCTCTAAAACACCTCTCCACTTCCCGCCAATTCTTAATTCTGAATTCCTAATTCTTAATTCCTAATTTCACCCCATGAACCTGGAAGTAAGACAGACCAAAGACGGCTCCACCACGCTTTTCGTACCGGAGCTGAATGAGCATTACCATTCTGTGCACGGGGCTTTGCAGGAGTCGTTGCACGTGTTCATCAAGATGGGCCTGCAGGCTACGCTGGAGCGTCTGCCTTCCGTGCGCATTCTGGAAGTTGGTTTTGGCACCGGCTTAAATGCCTTGCTTACCCTCCAGCACACCCTGGCCACAGGCGCCACCGTGCATTATGATACCCTGGAAAAATACCCGCTGCCCATGGACGTGGTGGCCCAGCTGCACTTTGAGAAATTCATCCTAAATCCCGAACTGCTGGACTTTTTCACGCCGCTGCACGCTGCTCCCTGGGAGGAAGCCGTCACCATCACGCCCACCTTTACACTCCGCAAGCTAGAGACCGATCTGGAGACCTTCGCCCCGGCCCCGGAAAGCTATGACCTCATCTACTTTGACGCCTTCGCCCCGGAGAAACAACCCCACCTCTGGACCGATGCCGTTTTCCAGAAAATGCATGACTGCCTGGCCCCCGGCGGTACGCTGGTCACCTACTGCGCCAAAGGCAGCTTCAAACGCAGCCTGAAAGCCGCCGGCTTCACCGTAGAAGCCCTCCCCGGCCCCCCGGGCAAAAGGGAAATGACCCGCGGTGTGAAAGCCAGCTAGATTTTAGATTAGCCCAATCTCTGGTTCAAGTTTCCAACTTGGACCTACCATGGGCGGAAGTTTTCAACTTCCGTGAGGCACATCCTCAAAATGGGTTTCCAGGGTCATTGCAAGGGACAGGCCCCTAGCAGACAGGCCCCTAGCAGCTGGAACCACGGACAGGTCAAGCCCTGTCCCTACACCAACGCAGATTGCTTCCCATGGCATTTTGCGTAGAC
This Rufibacter radiotolerans DNA region includes the following protein-coding sequences:
- the mnmD gene encoding tRNA (5-methylaminomethyl-2-thiouridine)(34)-methyltransferase MnmD; protein product: MNLEVRQTKDGSTTLFVPELNEHYHSVHGALQESLHVFIKMGLQATLERLPSVRILEVGFGTGLNALLTLQHTLATGATVHYDTLEKYPLPMDVVAQLHFEKFILNPELLDFFTPLHAAPWEEAVTITPTFTLRKLETDLETFAPAPESYDLIYFDAFAPEKQPHLWTDAVFQKMHDCLAPGGTLVTYCAKGSFKRSLKAAGFTVEALPGPPGKREMTRGVKAS